AGCACCGCCGTCCATGTCCCCTGGGGCTCACGCGCGAGGAGCCGCAGTTCGAGCGCCGCGCCCTCCTCCGTCTGGCCCTGCAGGGAGGCCGGGAGCGTGGCCGCGTCGTTCATCACTAGCAGGTCTCCCGAGCGCAGCAGCGTGGGGAGCTGCTCCACCCGGGTGTCTTGGATTTCCCCGGTGGCCGGCGCGACGCGCAGCAGCCGGGCCGCCTCCGGGCGCTCTCGAGGCCAGCGCGCGGCGTTCATGCGGCCTCCAGACGCGCGGCTTCCAGGCGGCTGCCCGTGGGCACGGCCTCGGCGCGCTCGATCAAGGTGACGAGGCGGGCGGCCACATCTTCGGGACGCGCCAGCGTGGCGGGGTCGGCCTCCGGCAAGGCGTCGCGGTGCATCCGCGTGTCCATGTCGCCCGGGTCTACGTTGAGGAAGCGCACCCCGGTGGCCTCCAGCTCCGCGGCCCAGATGCGGCCCAGGTGCTCCAGCGCCACCTTGGAGACGCCATACGCGCCCCAGCGCGGGTAGGCAGACACGGCCGCGTCCGAGGTGAGGTGGACCACCAGGCCCCCGCCGCGCAGCGCCATGGCACCGGCCACCGCCTTGGTGAGGCGGAAGGGCCCCACCACGTTCACCTCCAGCACGCGCGTGAGGTCCTCGCACGCGGTGTCCAGCAGCAGCGGCAGCGGCGTGGGCCCCAGGGTGCTGGCGTTGTGCACCAGCACGTCGATGGGCCCCACCAGCGCGCTGGCCGCGCCCACCAGCGGGTAGATGGCCTCCTTGTCCCCCACGTCGTAGGCCAGCGCATGCGCCTCGTGCCCTTCCGCGCGAAGGGCGGCCGCTACCGCCTCTATCTCTCCCGCGTTGCGCGACACCCCCACCACGCGCGCCCCCTTGCGCGCCAGCCGCTTCAGCAGCGCCTCACCCAGCCCCCGGCTTGCTCCCGTCACCAGTACCGCCTTGCCCTCGAGCTTCATCGTGACTCCTCCTGTGCCTCATGGAGTACACGTGTTCCGCCCATGGATTGGCTTGCCTGCCAAGGCATTGGCAGAATGCCACCGCATGAGCGACGAAGAGCTGGCGGGCTGGCTGGCGCGCAACATCAAGGCGCTGCGAGAGGCGCGAGGAGCCACCCAGGCGCAGCTCTCGAAGCTGGCGGGCATTCCCCGCGCCACCTGGGCCCACCTGGAGTCAGGAGCGAGCAACCCCACGCTCGCCGTGCTCCACCGGGTGGCGAGCGCGCTCCAGGTCTCCTTGGAGGAGCTGGTGGCCCGGCCCCGGGCCAACGCCCGGTACTACCCTCGCGAGAGCCTGACCGTGCGCCAGCGCGGCGCGGGCCTGCTGCGCAAGCTGCTGCCGGATCCGATTCCGGGCATGGAGTTCGATCGGATGGAGCTGCCCCCTCGGGTGCGGATGACGGGCGTGCCGCACACCCCGGGCACGCGCGAGTACCTGGCATGCGAGGCGGGGCAGCTGGCGCTGGTGGCCAGCGGCGAGCGCTTCCTGCTCCAAGTCGGGGACGTGGTGGTGTTCCGGGGGGACCAGAAACACTCCTATGAGAACCCCGGGGACCGGACCGCGGTGGGCTACTCCGTCGTCCTGCTGGCACCGCCCTCGAGGTGAGCCGCGCCCGCGCTACGAGGTGCCCGTCACCGCGCGCAGCATCGCC
This portion of the Hyalangium ruber genome encodes:
- a CDS encoding SDR family NAD(P)-dependent oxidoreductase translates to MKLEGKAVLVTGASRGLGEALLKRLARKGARVVGVSRNAGEIEAVAAALRAEGHEAHALAYDVGDKEAIYPLVGAASALVGPIDVLVHNASTLGPTPLPLLLDTACEDLTRVLEVNVVGPFRLTKAVAGAMALRGGGLVVHLTSDAAVSAYPRWGAYGVSKVALEHLGRIWAAELEATGVRFLNVDPGDMDTRMHRDALPEADPATLARPEDVAARLVTLIERAEAVPTGSRLEAARLEAA
- a CDS encoding helix-turn-helix domain-containing protein, whose translation is MSDEELAGWLARNIKALREARGATQAQLSKLAGIPRATWAHLESGASNPTLAVLHRVASALQVSLEELVARPRANARYYPRESLTVRQRGAGLLRKLLPDPIPGMEFDRMELPPRVRMTGVPHTPGTREYLACEAGQLALVASGERFLLQVGDVVVFRGDQKHSYENPGDRTAVGYSVVLLAPPSR